The proteins below are encoded in one region of Apostichopus japonicus isolate 1M-3 chromosome 22, ASM3797524v1, whole genome shotgun sequence:
- the LOC139963355 gene encoding uncharacterized protein → MQVSLVLRSRIPLYGRCLLSVHGRESMAAVVGCLKSSQGLMHTNCMDRIHAPHLRHYKPIASHKWISNRRSLFCSNTLADSSNGKDAKPAVGKIDESHRYLLSFTCKVCATRMSRTISKVAYSKGVVVVKCTGCSNLHLIADNLGWFEDGGTNIEKILAAKGESVKRSLSEESIEVTPEEEQTSS, encoded by the exons ATGCAAGTGTCACTAGTTCTCAGATCGAGAATTCCTCTATATGGAAGATGTCTGCTCTCAGTACATGGACGTGAGAGCATGGCTGCCGTAGTGGGGTGCCTAAAGAGTTCCCAAGGTTTGATGCACACAAACTGTATGGACCGCATTCATGCCCCTCATTTAAGACATTATAAACCCATAGCTAGTCACAAATGGATCAGTAACAGAAgaagtttgttttgttcaaaTACTTTAGCAGACTCATCTAATGGAAAGGATGCTAAACCAGCTGTTGGAAAGATTGATGAGAGCCACAGATATCTCCTGTCTTTTACATGTAAAGTTTGTGCTACAAGAATGTCTAGAACTATCTCTAAAGTCGCATATTCTAAAGGAGTTGTTGTGGTAAAATGCACCGGTTGCAGTAATCTTCATCTCATTGCGGATAACCTGGGATGGTTCGAAGATGGAGGGAC GAACATAGAAAAAATACTTGCAGCGAAGGGAGAGTCAGTTAAGAGATCTCTTTCAGAAGAATCTATCGAAGTAACCCCGGAGGAAGAGCAGACGTCCTCCTGA
- the LOC139963354 gene encoding U6 snRNA-associated Sm-like protein LSm2 isoform X1 has protein sequence MFSYLTGSRINNVYCSPNSFSWRSLIWQPKKISYLIDCQVNRHNLILNFEIPLLICFFQLFYSFFKSLVGKDVVVELKNDLSICGTLHSVDQFLNIKLTEITVTDPDKYPHMLSVKNCFIRGSVVRYVQLPADECDTQLLQDAARKEAAQSKQ, from the exons ATGTTTTCCTATTTGACTGGAAGCCGGATCAATAATGTGTACTGTTCACCTAATTCATTCAGTTGGCGTTCTTTAATTTGGCAACCCAAAAAAATTTCTTATTTAATTGACTGCCAGGTGAATAGGCACAACCTTATTTTAAACTTTGAGATACCT TTATTGATTTGTTTCTTCCAGCTGTTTTACTCTTTCTTCAAGTCACTGGTTGGGAAAGATGTGGTGGTGGAGCTAAAAAATGACTTAAG TATCTGTGGTACTCTGCATTCGGTGGATCAGTTTCTGAACATCAAGCTGACAGAAATCACTGTGACAGATCCCGATAAATACCCTCATATG TTGTCAGTCAAAAACTGTTTCATCAGAGGTTCTGTGGTGAGATATGTACAACTACCTGCAGATGAATGCGACACCCAACTTCTCCAGGATGCGGCAAGGAAAGAGGCAGCCCAGAGCAAGCAGTGA
- the LOC139963354 gene encoding U6 snRNA-associated Sm-like protein LSm2 isoform X2: MLFYSFFKSLVGKDVVVELKNDLSICGTLHSVDQFLNIKLTEITVTDPDKYPHMLSVKNCFIRGSVVRYVQLPADECDTQLLQDAARKEAAQSKQ; the protein is encoded by the exons ATG CTGTTTTACTCTTTCTTCAAGTCACTGGTTGGGAAAGATGTGGTGGTGGAGCTAAAAAATGACTTAAG TATCTGTGGTACTCTGCATTCGGTGGATCAGTTTCTGAACATCAAGCTGACAGAAATCACTGTGACAGATCCCGATAAATACCCTCATATG TTGTCAGTCAAAAACTGTTTCATCAGAGGTTCTGTGGTGAGATATGTACAACTACCTGCAGATGAATGCGACACCCAACTTCTCCAGGATGCGGCAAGGAAAGAGGCAGCCCAGAGCAAGCAGTGA
- the LOC139963353 gene encoding zinc transporter Slc39a7-like, translated as MAASIRKMKLPLLCVSLLVLLLHCQVNGHDGHDHHGHDHHGHSHDHHGHSHDHNDHHHHAEEHHGEEPHHHDHSHEHTRKHTEEPVVKDLYRVWYEAIGATVLISAAPFLILFIIPLDKDKPGQEKLLKVLLSFASGGLLGDAFLHLIPHAISPHAIGEDHSHEHEHDHEHEHEHSHGHGHDHSRDIMVGLYVLSGIILFLAVEKFVRHVKGEHGHSHGDHGQKSEKNNQEKNKKGTEGTEIRNRKKGDKKPGNKAAEHDQNEEGIKVAGFLNLAADCMHNFTDGLAIGASFLVGRPLGIVTTITILLHEVPHEIGDFAILVQSGCSKRKAMYLQLLTAVGALAGCIFALLTEGSGDSNTWILPLTAGGFIYIATVTVIPELLEDSKLGQSILEILGLLSGVGLMVVIAAYE; from the exons ATGGCTGCGTCCATACGCAAGATGAAACTTCCCCTGTTGTGTGTATCTTTGCTCGTTTTACTGCTTCACTGTCAGGTAAACGGCCACGATGGACACGACCATCATGGGCACGACCATCATGGACATAGTCACGACCACCATGGACATAGTCACGACCACAATGACCATCACCATCACGCAGAGGAACACCACGGAGAAGAACCCCACCATCATGACCACAGCCACGAACACACACGCAAGCATACGGAAGAACCAGTTGTCAAAGATTTGTACCGTGTCTGGTATGAGGCTATCGGTGCTACAGTACTAATCAGTGCTGCTCCATTTCTAATCCTCTTTATTATTCCATTAGATAAAGACAAACCAGGCCAAGAAAAATTACTTAAGGTGTTGCTTAGTTTTGCTTCAGGTGGTTTACTGGGAGATGCCTTCCTTCATCTTATTCCACACGCCATCTCCCCACATGCCATTGGTGAAGATCACAGCCATGAGCACGAACATGATCACGAACATGAACATGAACACAGTCATGGGCATGGGCATGATCACTCGAGAGATATAATGGTTG GCCTGTATGTTCTGTCtggtattattttatttcttgctGTTGAGAAGTTTGTGAGACATGTCAAAGGAGAACATGGTCACAGCCATGGTGACCACGGACAAAAGTCAGAAAAAAATAACCAGGAGAAGAACAAGAAAGGAACAGAGGGGACAGAAATCAGAAACAGGAAAAAGGGAGACAAGAAACCTGGAAACAAAGCAGCAGAACATGATCAAAATG AAGAAGGGATCAAAGTGGCAGGATTCTTGAACTTGGCTGCAGATTGTATGCACAATTTTACAGATGGTCTTGCTATCGGTGCTTCCTTCCTGGTCGGACGTCCTTTAGGCATTGTGACAACAATCACTATATTACTTCATGAGGTCCCGCATGAAATAGGAGACTTTGCCATTCTAGTGCAATCTGGTTGTAGCAAACGCAAG GCAATGTACTTGCAGTTACTGACAGCAGTTGGAGCACTAGCTGGCTGTATATTTGCCCTGCTAACAGAAGGCAGTGGGGATTCTAATACTTGGATTCTACCTTTAACTGCTGGAGGGTTCATCTACATCGCTACGGTAACTGTCATTCCAGAATTACTAGAGGATTCTAAACTGGGGCAATCGATACTTGAAATCTTGGGTTTACTATCCGGTGTGGGTCTGATGGTTGTCATCGCTGCCTACGAATGA